One stretch of Candidatus Nezhaarchaeales archaeon DNA includes these proteins:
- a CDS encoding formylmethanofuran dehydrogenase subunit A, producing the protein MEFLIRNGYVYDPINGINGERMDVAIKDGRIVSTDAITPSKAKVIDATNMLVMPGGVDMHSHIAGPKLNVGRVMRPEDHYRVFMKAIPGVRRSGTGRTTPSTNVIGYKYARMGWTTVIEPATPPLETRHTHEELDDIPIIDKACFPLLDSNWFVLDYLAKKDYEKCAAFIAWILNATKGYAVKIVDPGSGEAWGWGGSIRSLDDQVPGFGVTPREIVRGLCRVNQMLNLPHQIHVHCNRLGYPGNYVVTLDTMASVSDLTSSDGRPNIHITHCQFTGYAGTTWANLMPGGEKIAKYVNNNPHVTLDLGQVVFGDATTMTADAPFEFVLYHMTRGKWSSSDVEAESAAGIVPYRYRRSNYVNTVQWCIGLELILLVKDTWRVIMTTDHPNAGLFTRYPQIISWLMSRRAREAVMDKVNKRALKKSALPAIDRELTFYEVAITTRAAPAKLLGLTGKGHLGVGADADVAIYNVNPKEVDPSKSPEIIEKAFKRAAYTIKGGEIVVKDGEIVQHIYGKTLYVKPEVPEDLLKATLNDVEPKFKEWYSISFSNYPIMDHEVRALKAIPVKTSLK; encoded by the coding sequence GTGGAGTTCCTAATAAGGAACGGCTACGTTTACGACCCCATTAACGGTATTAACGGGGAGAGGATGGACGTAGCCATTAAGGACGGTAGGATCGTAAGTACCGACGCCATTACCCCTTCTAAGGCTAAAGTTATTGACGCTACAAACATGTTGGTGATGCCGGGCGGCGTTGATATGCATAGCCATATAGCTGGGCCTAAGCTTAACGTCGGCAGGGTTATGAGGCCTGAGGATCACTACCGCGTTTTCATGAAGGCCATACCCGGAGTTAGAAGGTCTGGTACCGGTAGAACTACGCCTAGCACCAACGTGATTGGCTATAAGTATGCTCGGATGGGGTGGACTACCGTGATCGAGCCCGCAACGCCGCCGCTTGAAACGAGGCATACCCATGAGGAGCTTGACGATATCCCGATAATAGATAAAGCTTGCTTTCCGCTATTAGACTCCAACTGGTTCGTCCTTGACTACCTAGCTAAAAAGGATTATGAGAAGTGCGCCGCCTTCATAGCGTGGATACTTAACGCTACGAAGGGTTACGCCGTAAAGATCGTGGATCCGGGTTCAGGTGAAGCTTGGGGTTGGGGCGGATCGATACGTAGCCTCGACGACCAGGTACCGGGCTTCGGCGTTACACCCCGCGAGATCGTAAGGGGGTTATGTAGGGTTAACCAGATGTTAAACCTACCGCATCAAATACACGTCCACTGTAATAGGCTCGGTTATCCAGGTAATTACGTTGTCACGTTAGATACCATGGCCTCCGTCTCCGACTTAACGTCATCTGACGGTAGGCCAAACATACACATTACCCACTGCCAGTTTACTGGTTACGCTGGTACAACGTGGGCTAACCTAATGCCGGGCGGCGAGAAGATAGCTAAGTACGTTAACAATAATCCCCATGTAACTCTAGACTTGGGTCAAGTGGTATTTGGCGACGCTACCACCATGACGGCGGACGCGCCCTTCGAGTTCGTACTATACCATATGACTCGGGGTAAATGGTCAAGCTCCGACGTAGAGGCTGAAAGCGCCGCTGGCATAGTGCCGTATAGGTATAGGAGGAGTAACTACGTAAACACCGTTCAATGGTGTATAGGGCTGGAACTTATCTTACTAGTTAAGGATACGTGGCGCGTGATCATGACCACTGACCATCCTAACGCTGGCCTCTTCACTAGGTACCCGCAAATAATATCCTGGCTCATGAGTAGGAGGGCGCGTGAAGCCGTAATGGACAAGGTTAATAAGAGGGCTCTAAAGAAGTCGGCATTACCAGCTATAGACCGCGAGTTAACCTTTTATGAGGTAGCCATAACTACTAGGGCGGCGCCAGCAAAACTCCTAGGGTTAACCGGTAAGGGCCATTTAGGTGTTGGAGCCGACGCCGATGTAGCGATTTACAACGTAAACCCCAAGGAAGTAGATCCTTCAAAGAGCCCGGAGATTATTGAGAAAGCTTTCAAGAGGGCCGCTTACACCATTAAGGGCGGGGAGATAGTAGTTAAGGACGGTGAAATAGTTCAACATATTTACGGTAAAACCCTCTACGTTAAACCCGAAGTCCCTGAGGACTTACTTAAGGCTACGCTAAACGATGTAGAGCCTAAGTTTAAGGAGTGGTACTCGATATCCTTCAGTAACTACCCGATCATGGATCACGAGGTTAGAGCGCTTAAGGCTATACCGGTAAAAACCAGTTTGAAGTAG
- a CDS encoding formylmethanofuran dehydrogenase subunit C: MAKLNEMVLTPKYEFKVPVEAKCISPDVFAGKSLSDIRALPVYEGNTKRALIDLFNIEGNPGATSAETAIVIRGDAWKVRRIGEGMSNGKIIVEGRVGAYLGLKMKGGTITVKGDAESWLGAKMKGGTIEVFGNAGDCVGGAFRGEGPGRGMSGGTIIIHGNVGAEAGRGMGGGTIVVDGNAAFLPGVDMVGGAVGIKGDCQGKAGARMRGGRVVIGGFLPSVLPSFYVDEVRESIKVGPEKMAGPFYVFVGDVLADVKCRGRLFVSVARNQHLKRYEELLTTPTL; this comes from the coding sequence TTGGCTAAGCTTAACGAGATGGTATTAACCCCTAAGTACGAGTTTAAGGTACCGGTGGAAGCTAAATGTATATCGCCGGACGTTTTCGCAGGTAAAAGCTTAAGTGATATACGCGCACTACCGGTTTACGAAGGTAATACGAAGAGGGCTTTGATCGACCTTTTCAACATTGAAGGTAATCCTGGGGCTACTAGTGCTGAAACGGCTATAGTAATTCGAGGAGACGCGTGGAAGGTTAGACGTATAGGGGAGGGTATGAGTAACGGTAAGATAATCGTAGAGGGACGTGTAGGAGCATATCTAGGGTTAAAGATGAAGGGTGGAACCATAACCGTTAAAGGCGACGCCGAATCATGGCTAGGCGCTAAGATGAAGGGTGGAACCATAGAAGTATTCGGGAACGCGGGCGACTGTGTTGGAGGCGCTTTTAGGGGTGAAGGACCTGGTAGGGGGATGAGCGGAGGAACCATAATAATTCACGGTAACGTGGGGGCTGAAGCTGGACGCGGTATGGGGGGCGGCACCATAGTTGTAGATGGTAACGCTGCTTTCCTACCTGGAGTGGATATGGTTGGAGGGGCTGTAGGGATTAAGGGGGACTGTCAAGGTAAAGCTGGAGCCAGGATGAGGGGGGGACGCGTAGTTATAGGCGGCTTCCTACCATCAGTACTGCCGAGCTTCTACGTGGATGAAGTAAGGGAATCGATAAAGGTTGGCCCTGAAAAAATGGCTGGACCATTCTACGTCTTCGTCGGCGACGTCTTGGCCGACGTAAAGTGTCGAGGAAGGCTATTCGTATCTGTAGCTAGAAACCAGCACCTAAAACGGTACGAGGAACTACTAACTACTCCAACGCTTTAA
- a CDS encoding acyl-CoA dehydrogenase family protein, translating to MDFELTKEQKEVQTAAREFAQKEFKPELAREYDRKEEFPYELFKKAASLGFIGCHFPEEYGGQGYGFFETCLIVEEFCRADPTLGTAVCLGASQSDLIYLFGTEEQKKKYLPKVTRGEWISSVAFTEPAHGSDISVLDTMVKREGNHYVVNGTKTLITNAPIANFAVVLCQSVPREKYKQTLLVVDKGTEGFEASKIEGKMGIRASLIGEYSFNNVRVPLENLVGVEGRGFYYALDFLGLERIIIAIQAVGIAQGALDRAVKYAKERSQFNRKIADFQVIQHKLADMAIQIEAARLLTYKAAWHVDQGRIILGLTSMAKAFATEMAVRVTNEALQIFGGYGYIAEYDVERFYRDVRITPIYQGTSEIQRNIIAKAILNQPPSY from the coding sequence TTGGACTTCGAGTTAACTAAGGAGCAAAAGGAGGTTCAAACTGCTGCTCGTGAGTTCGCTCAGAAGGAGTTTAAACCCGAGCTTGCTAGGGAATACGATAGGAAGGAGGAGTTCCCCTACGAACTCTTTAAGAAAGCCGCTAGCTTAGGCTTTATAGGATGCCACTTTCCAGAGGAGTACGGAGGTCAAGGCTACGGGTTCTTTGAAACCTGCCTCATCGTAGAAGAGTTTTGTAGAGCGGATCCAACACTTGGGACAGCGGTGTGCCTCGGTGCCTCCCAATCCGATCTGATCTACCTCTTTGGAACTGAGGAGCAGAAAAAGAAGTACTTACCTAAAGTTACTAGAGGTGAGTGGATTTCTTCCGTGGCCTTTACCGAGCCAGCTCACGGGAGTGACATCAGTGTGCTTGATACCATGGTTAAGCGTGAGGGTAACCATTACGTAGTGAATGGCACTAAGACGCTTATAACCAATGCCCCTATTGCGAACTTCGCCGTGGTCCTTTGTCAATCGGTACCTAGGGAGAAGTATAAGCAGACGCTTCTAGTAGTTGATAAAGGCACCGAAGGCTTTGAAGCTTCGAAGATAGAGGGTAAGATGGGTATTAGGGCTTCATTGATAGGTGAGTACTCCTTTAACAATGTACGCGTACCCCTCGAGAACCTAGTTGGTGTTGAGGGTAGGGGCTTCTACTATGCACTTGATTTCCTAGGTTTAGAGCGTATAATCATCGCGATACAAGCAGTCGGAATAGCTCAAGGGGCCCTTGACCGCGCCGTGAAGTACGCTAAGGAGAGGTCTCAGTTTAACCGCAAGATAGCGGATTTCCAAGTTATACAGCATAAGCTAGCGGATATGGCTATACAGATCGAAGCCGCTAGGTTATTAACGTATAAGGCGGCCTGGCACGTTGACCAAGGCAGGATTATACTCGGGCTTACCTCCATGGCTAAGGCGTTCGCTACCGAGATGGCCGTAAGGGTCACCAACGAGGCACTCCAAATATTCGGTGGCTACGGCTACATAGCCGAGTACGACGTTGAACGCTTCTACCGCGACGTAAGGATAACACCCATATACCAAGGGACAAGCGAAATCCAGAGAAACATCATAGCTAAAGCCATCCTAAACCAGCCCCCATCCTATTAA
- a CDS encoding DUF22 domain-containing protein, with translation MVKVRLTVEKEPGVYVSKNLEVEPYAYMMATGGKWEMVISDDEVNFNRGEVKKVKVKRIVIPNDCLILPSPYQRHAFLVVISVIDYGGPRPVEKTRYVDQAVCLAIDKGEVKKGDLLGIINVFPIALTRYAKEPREIRISYA, from the coding sequence TTGGTTAAGGTTAGGTTAACGGTAGAGAAGGAACCAGGGGTTTACGTATCGAAGAACTTGGAGGTAGAGCCCTACGCCTACATGATGGCTACGGGAGGTAAATGGGAGATGGTCATCTCGGATGATGAAGTTAACTTTAACCGAGGGGAAGTTAAGAAGGTGAAGGTTAAAAGGATAGTTATTCCGAACGATTGCTTAATACTACCATCACCCTACCAGCGTCACGCATTCCTAGTAGTGATATCGGTCATCGACTATGGAGGCCCCCGCCCCGTAGAGAAAACTAGGTACGTAGATCAGGCTGTCTGCCTCGCTATCGATAAAGGTGAAGTGAAAAAGGGTGATCTACTAGGCATTATAAACGTATTCCCCATAGCCCTAACCAGGTATGCTAAAGAACCTAGGGAGATACGGATTTCGTACGCGTAG